A stretch of the Marasmius oreades isolate 03SP1 chromosome 8, whole genome shotgun sequence genome encodes the following:
- the PRPF8 gene encoding Pre-mRNA-processing-splicing factor 8, variant 2 (BUSCO:EOG092600NM) translates to MSFPPPPPGFMPPPPPGMNQAPSNGISGSKLPPEVIAHKSMKWVQMQRKRYGEKRRGGYVDMGKQDLPPEHVRKIIKDHGDMSNRKFRNDKRVHLGALKYVPHAVMKLLENIPYPWEQVREVPVLYHITGAITFVNEIPRVVEPVYHAQWSTMWLAMRREKRDRRHFKRMRFPPFDDEEPPLDYGDNVLDVEPLEAIQLELDEEEDSAIIDWFYDPKPLIDTPHVNGSSYKYWSLSLPIMANLYRLGRTLLSDQPDKNASFLFDKKSFFTAKALNMAIPGGPKFEPLYRDMDNFDEDWNEFNDINKVIIRQQIRTEYKVAFPHLYNSLPRSVKISPYHYAKNVYIRTDDPDLPAFYFDPLINPISLRGYTPKNMPLVSHEDSIFGPNGADDDFFELPEEVDPFLRDKDIENDMTADGIALWWAPEPYSRRSGRMRRAQDIPLVKNWYLEHCPPNQPVKVRVSYQKLLKCYVLNELRTRPEKAMTKKNLFRQLKATKFFQTTKLDWVEAGLQVCRQGYNMLNLLIHRKNLNYLHLDYNMNLKPVKTLTTKERKKSRFGNAFHLCREILRLTKLVVDAHVQFRLGNVDAFQLADALQYIFAHIGALTGMYRYKYKLMRQVRMTKDLKHLIYYRFNTGPVGKGPGNGFWAPGWRVWLFFMRGIVPLLERWLGNLLARQFEGRNSKGIAKTVTKQRVESHYDLELRAAVMHDILDMMPESIKQNKAKTILQHLSEAWRCWKANIPWKVPGMPTAIENIILRYIKSKADWWCSVAHYNRERIRRGATVDKAVVKKNLGRLTRLYLKAEQERQHAYLKDGPYISAEEAVAIYTATVHWLESRKFAPIPFPPLSYKHDTKLLVLALEKLKEAYSVKGRLNQSQREELALIEQAYDNPHECLSRIKRLLLTQRAFKESGIEFFDTYDKLIPCYDIEPIEKITDAYLDQFLFFEAEKRGLFPAWIKPADTEPPPLLVYKWCQGINNLTEIWETSEGECNVMMETVLSKVYEKIDLTLLNRLLRLILDHNLADYITAKNNTVLTYKDMAHTNAFGLIRGLQFSAFVFQYYGLVLDLLILGLQRASEMAGPPQMPNNFLQYRDSATETRHPIRLYSRYVDRLHILFRFNADEARDLIQRYLSANPDPTNNNVIGYNNKRCWPRDCRMRLIKHDVNLGRAVFWNVKQSLPRSLTTIEWEDTFVSVYSKDNPQLLFSMCGFEVRILPKIRTMSGEQFSLKDAVWNLTNEQTKERTAQAFLRVSDEGVQQFNNRIRQVLMSSGSTTFSKIVNKWNTALIGLMTYYREAVIHTNELLDSLVKAENKIQTRVKIGLNSKMPSRFPPVVFYTPKELGGLGMLSMGHVLIPQSDLRWSKQTDVAVTHFRAGMSHEEDQLIPNLYRYLQPWEAEFLDSARVWSEYSMKRKEANAQNRRLTLEDLEDSWDRGIPRINTLFQKDRHTLAYDRGWRVRTDWKQYQLLKHNPFWWTSQRHDGKLWQLNNYRVDVIAALGGVEGILEHTLFKGTYFPTWEGLFWEKASGFEESMRYKKLTNAQRSGLNQIPNRRFTLWWSPTINRANVYVGFQVQLDLTGIFMHGKIPTLKISLIQIFRAHLWQKIHESVVMDLCQVFDQELEPLQIETVQKETIHPRKSYKMNSSCADILLFSAYKWNISRPSLVTDVKDVLDGTTSNKFWIDVQLRWGDFDTHDIERYTRAKFLDYVSDSMSIYPSPTGVMIGMDLAYNLWSAYGNWFPGMKPLIQQAMAKIMKANPACHVLRERIRKGLQLYSSEPTEPYLNSQNYSELFSNQIIWFVDDTNVYRVTIHKTFEGNLTTKPINGAIFIFNPRSGQLFLKVIHTSVWAGQKRLGQLAKWKTAEEVAALVRSLPVEEQPKQVIVTRKGMLDPLEVHLLDFPNIVIKGSELQLPFQACMKMEKFGDLILRATQPQMVLFSLYDDWLKSISSYTAFSRLILLLRGLHVNNEKGKIILHPDKNTITEPHFVWPTLSDEEWIKVEVAMKDLILADFGKRNSVNIASLTVSEIRDIILGQEIAAPSVQRQQMAELEKSSEAQAQVTAVQTQTTNVHGDTIQVVTTTNYEQQVFSSKSDWRVRAISATHLPLRLQHIYVSNDDVKDDAASYTYVLPKNILRAFITAADLRTQVAAYLYGVSPPDNKQVKEVKAIAWIPQRGSNNNVELPSQLPKEDFLLKDLEPLGWIKTQALEINHLSPTDVTTQAKIMADHPEWSSASICITASFTPGSVSLSAHSLTVPGFDWGRKNVDTSANPPGFNPNMSERVQLLLSDRILGMTLVPEGRVWNYGIGLTQLWSQNFTYSMVLDTPLLFWAEEHRPAAFLTFANLEGDDSADVENSFA, encoded by the exons ATGAgctttccaccaccaccacctggcTTTATGCCTCCACCTCCCCCTGGAATGAACCAAGCTCCTTCAAATGGCATTTCAGGATCAAAATTACCCCCAGAAG TCATCGCCCACAAGTCGATGAAATGGGTACAGATGCAGAGGAAGAGATATGGAGAGAAACGTAGGGGAGGATATGTAGATATGGGGAAGCAG GACTTACCTCCCGAACATGTTCGTAAAATCATTAAAGACCACGGAGACATGAGCAACAGAAAGTTTCGGAATGATAAACGCGTTCATTTAGGAGCTTTGAAATACGTTCCTCACGCCGTCATGAAATTACTCGAGAACATTCCTTATCCTTGGGAGCAGGTGCGCGAAGTACCGGTTTTGTACCACATTACCGGTGCTATCACTTTCGTTAACGAAATTCCGCGTGTCGTTGAGCCCGTCTATCATGCACAATGGAGTACTATGTGGCTCGCAATGCGTCGAGAAAAGCGTGATCGTCGTCACTTCAAACGGATGCGTTTCCCTCCattcgacgatgaggaacCACCTTTGGACTACGGTGACAATGTCCTTGATGTCGAGCCGCTCGAAGCCATTCAGCTGGAgcttgacgaagaagaggactcGGCTATTATTGATTGGTTTTATGACCCTAAACCTCTTATCGACACACCTCACGTCAATGGTTCCTCATATAAATACTGGTCACTATCTTTACCGATAATGGCCAACCTTTACCGGCTCGGCAGAACTTTACTTTCTGACCAACCGGATAAAAATGCCAGTTTTCTCTTCGACAAGAAGTCGTTTTTCACTGCAAAAGCTCTGAACATGGCCATACCAGGTGGTCCCAAGTTTGAGCCACTCTATCGCGACATGGACAATTTCGACGAGGATTGGAACGAGTTCAATGATATCAACAAGGTCATCATTCGGCAACAAATCAGAACGGAGTACAAGGTTGCTTTCCCTCATCTGTACAACTCCCTACCCCGTTCCGTTAAAATATCTCCTTACCATTACGCCAAAAACGTGTATATTCGTACCGATGACCCCGACCTCCCTGCCTTCTACTTCGACCCTCTCATCAATCCTATCTCGCTTCGTGGGTACACCCCTAAGAACATGCCCCTCGTTTCACATGAAGACTCGATATTTGGACCAAATGGCGCCGATGATGACTTTTTTGAATTACCCGAGGAAGTAGACCCGTTCCTTCGGGACAAAGACATTGAGAATGACATGACCGCTGATGGTATCGCCTTGTGGTGGGCGCCAGAGCCTTACAGTCGTCGTTCTGGAAGAATGCGGCGAGCTCAAGATATTCCGTTGGTCAAGAATTGGTACCTGGAGCATTGCCCACCCAACCAACCGGTCAAGGTCCGGGTTTCGTATCAGAAACTTTTGAAGTGCTACGTCCTAAACGAACTCAGGACACGGCCGGAGAAGGCGATGACCAAGAAGAACTTGTTCCGTCAACTCAAAGCGACGAAATTTTTTCAAACGACCAAGTTGGACTGGGTGGAAGCTGGGTTACAGGTGTGCAGGCAAGGGTATAATATGTTGAATCTGTTGATCCACCGAAAA AATTTGAACTACCTTCACCTGGACTACAacatgaacttgaaaccggtTAAGACTCTGACGacgaaggaaaggaagaagtCGCGTTTTGGCAACGCTTTCCATCTTTGCCGTGAAATCCTTCGGTTGACGAAATTAGTGGTCGATGCCCATGTTCAGTTCCGTCTAGGAAATGTCGACGCCTTCCAACTTGCAGACGCTCTCCAGTATATCTTCGCTCACATCGGTGCATTGACTGGAATGTACCGGTATAAGTACAAG TTGATGAGGCAAGTCCGAATGACCAAGGACTTGAAACATTTGATATACTATCGCTTCAATACTGGTCCAGTAGGAAAGGGACCGGGCAATGGTTTCTGGGCACCCGGTTGGCGTGTGTGGTTATTCTTTATGAGAGGTATCGTTCCTCTATTGGAGAGATG GCTTGGTAACCTCCTTGCTCGTCAATTCGAAGGCCGAAACAGCAAAGGAATTGCCAAGACTGTCACGAAGCAACGAGTGGAATCACATTATGACCTCGAGTTGCGAGCGGCTGTCATGCACGATATTCTTGATATGATGCCTGAATCAATTAAACAGAATAAGGCGAAGACGATTTTGCAACATCTGTCCGAAGCCTGGCGATGTTGGAAGGCGAATA TTCCGTGGAAAGTACCAGGCATGCCGACTGCGATCGAGAACATCATCCTTCGTTATATTAAGAGCAAGGCGGATTGGTGGTGTTCAGTTGCTCATTATAACCGAGAGCGGATTCGACGCGGTGCGACTGTCGACAAAGCTGTCGTGAAGAAGAATCTAGGTCGTCTTACTC GACTATACCTCAAAGCTGAACAAGAGCGCCAACACGCTTACCTCAAGGACGGTCCATACATTAGTGCAGAAGAAGCGGTTGCCATCTATACCGCAACCGTTCATTGGCTGGAGAGTAGGAAATTTGCTCCCATTCCTTTCCC GCCATTGTCCTACAAGCACGACACGAAGCTTCTCGTTTTGGCTCTCGAAAAACTCAAAGAAGCTTACTCAGTCAAGG GTCGTCTCAACCAATCACAGCGAGAAGAGCTCGCGCTCATTGAACAAGCATACGATAACCCTCACGAAT GTTTATCTCGAATCAAGCGTCTTTTATTGACGCAACGAGCATTCAAAGAATCTGGAATCGAGTTCTTCGATACATACGACAAACTTATCCCGTGTTACGATATCGAACCAATCGAAAAGATTACCGACGCT TATCTCGACcagttcctcttcttcga GGCCGAAAAACGTGGGCTCTTCCCTGCCTGGATCAAACCAGCT GATACAGAACCCCCACCACTTCTTGTTTACAAA TGGTGTCAAGGTATCAATAACCTTACGGAGATTTGGGAGACAAGCGAAGGCGAATGCAATGTCATGATGGAGACAGTTTTATCGAAGGTGTATGAGAAAATCGATCTCACACTGCTGAATCGTCTATTGCGTCTCATACTAGATCACAATTTGGCTGACTACATAACGGCCAAGAACAATACTG TTCTTACATATAAAG ATATGGCCCATACAAATGCATTCGGGTTGATTCGTGGCTTACAATTCTCGGCGTTCGTCTTCCAGTACTATGGGCTGGTATTGGATCTGTTGATTCTGGGTCTTCAACGAGCCAGCGAAATGGCCGGACCTCCTCAGATGCCCAACAACTTCTTGCAATACCGGGATTCCGCGACCGAAACTCGACACCCCATCCGACTGTACTCTCGTTACGTTGACCGGTTACACATTCTTTTCCGTTTCAATGCCGACGAGGCTAGGGATCTCATCCAGCGATATCTCTCCGCCAATCCCGATCCTACCAACAATAATGTCATCGGATATAACAACAAACGATGTTGGCCACGCGACTGTCGAATGAGACTCATCAAACACGACGTCAATTTAGGTCGTGCTGTATTTTGGAATGTGAAGCAGAGTCTCCCGAGGTCTTTGACCACCATCGAATGGGAGGACACGTTTGTCAGTGTTTACTCTAAGGATAACCCTCAGCTGCTGTTCTCGATGTGTGGATTCGAAGTCCGTATCCTTCCCAAGATCCGGACAATGAGTGGAGAACAATTTTCCCTCAAAGATGCTGTATGGAATCTTACCAACGAGCAGACCAAGGAAAGAACCGCGCAAGCTTTCTTGCGTGTCTCGGATGAGG GTGTCCAACAATTCAACAACAGGATACGACAAGTGTTGATGAGCTCTGGTTCCACAACGTTTTCCAAGATCGTGAACAAGTGGAACACGGCCTTGATCGGTCTGATGACCTACTATCGTGAAGCAGTCATCCACACAAATGAACTTCTCGATTCCCTTGTCAAGGCAGAGAACAAGATTCAGACTCGTGTCAAGATCGGTTTGAACAGTAAGATGCCGTCACGTTTCCCGCCGGTTGTTTTTTATACCCCCAAG GAGCTGGGCGGCCTCGGGATGCTTTCAATGGGCCACGTCTTGATACCTCAAAGTGACCTCCGATGGTCCAAACAGACCGACGTTGCTG TGACACATTTCCGGGCTGGAATGTCTCACGAAGAAGATCAGCTCATCCCTAACCTGTACCGCTACTTACAACCATGGGAAGCCGAGTTTCTGGATTCCGCGCGGGTGTGGTCGGAATATTCCATGAAGCGAAAAGAAGCTAACGCTCAGAATCGACGACTCACTCTTGAAGACCTCGAGGATAGTTGGGATCGTGGTATTCCTCGCATCAACACTCTATTCCAGAAGGATCGCCACAC CTTGGCCTATGACCGCGGTTGGAGAGTACGGACAGACTGGAAACAATATCAACTGTTGAAACA CAATCCTTTCTGGTGGACATCACAGCGTCACGATGGCAAACTTTGGCAGCTTAACAATTATCGTGTCGATGTGATTGCCGCCTTAGGGGGTGTCGAGGGCATTTTGGAACACACTCTATTCAAGGGTACATATTTCCCTACTTGGGAAG GTTTGTTCTGGGAGAAAGCCTCTGGTTTTGAGGAGTCAATGAGGTACAAGAAGCTGACCAATGCCCAGCGTTCTGGTCTCAACCAGATCCCTAATCGTCGCTTCACGCTTTGGTGGAGTCCTACGATTAATCGTGCCAATGTCTATGTCGGTTTCCAAGTGCAGCTTGACTTGACTGGAATTTTCATGCATGGCAAAATCCCTACCCTTAAAATCAGTTTGATTCAGATCTTCCGTGCTCACTTATGGCAGAAAA TTCACGAGAGTGTGGTTATGGATTTGTGTCAAGTATTTGATCAAGAACTCGAACCACTACAGATCGAGACCGTGCAGAAGGAAACGATTCATCCTCGTAAAAGTTATAAGATGAACTCTTCTTGTGCCGACATCCTGCTTTTCTCCGCCTACAAG TGGAACATATCGAGGCCCTCTCTGGTTACTGACGTGAAGGACGTCCTCGACGGTACCACAAGTAACAAGTTTTGGATTGACGTCCAGTTGAGGTGGGGAGATTTTGATACCCACGACATTGAGCGGTACACTCGCGCGAAGTTCCTGGATTAT GTTTCTGATTCCATGAGCATATACCCTTCGCCGACCGGTGTTATGATTGGTATGGATTTGGCGTACAATTTATGGTCGGCGTATGGGAACTGGTTCCCTGGCATGAAACCTCTCATCCAACAAGCAATGGCCAAAATCATGAAAGCCAATCCTGCGTGCCACGTCCTGAGAGAACGTATTCGGAAAGGTTTACAGCTATACTCGTCGGAACCCACAGAACCGTACTTGAACAGTCAAAATTATTCGGAGCTCTTTTCGAACCAGATCATAT GGTTCGTGGATGATACAAACGTCTACCGTGTCACAAT CCACAAGACCTTTGAGGGCAACTTGACCACCAAACCTATCA ATGGTGCTATCTTCATATTCAACCCTCGGTCCGGGCAACTATTCTTGAAAGTCATCCACACCAGTGTCTGGGCTGGTCAAAAACGTCTTGGACAACTTGCTAAGTGGAAGACCGCCGAAGAAGTTGCAGCTCTGGTCCGGTCCTTACCGGTAGAAGAGCAGCCCAAGCAAGTAATCGTGACTCGTAAGGGAATGTTGG ATCCCTTGGAGGTGCACCTACTCGATTTCCCGAACATTGTTATCAAGGGAAGTGAACTTCAACTACCATTTCAAGCTTGTATGAAGATGGAAAAGTTCGGTGATCTTATTCTACGAGCTACTCAACCGCAAATGGTGTTGTTCAGTCTTTACG ATGATTGGCTCAAGTCTATCTCGAGTTACACGGCCTTCTCTCGCCTTATCCTGCTTCTGCGTGGTCTACATGTAAACAATGAGAAGGGGAAAATCATACTCCACCCAGACAAGAATACAATCACTGAACCTCACTTCGTCTGGCCGACCCTCAGCGATGAGGAGTGGATCAAGGTAGAAGTCGCAATGAAAGACCTTATCCTTGCG GATTTCGGCAAGCGAAACAGCGTCAACATTGCTTCTTTAACCGTCAGTGAAATTCGTGATATCATTCTTGGTCAAGAGATCGCGGCACCGTCGGTCCAGCGGCAACAAATGGCAGAACTGGAGAAGAGCTCCgaagctcaagctcaagtcaCTGCTGTGCAAAC GCAAACGACGAATGTTCACGGGGACACAATTCAAGTTGTGACGA CAACGAATTATGAACAACAAGTCTTCAGTAGTAAATCCGACTGGCGTGTTCGTGCGATTTCCGCCACACATCTCCCACTCCGCCTTCAACATATCTATGTGTCGAATGACGATGTCAAGGACGATGCTGCCTCCTACACTTACGTTCTTCCCAAGAACATCCTACGTGCTTTCATTACAGCAGCGGATCTGCGAACTCAGGTTGCCGCGTACCTTTATGGAGTCTCGCCCCCCGATAATAAACAGGTTAAGGAAGTTAAG GCAATTGCATGGATCCCTCAGAGAGGAAGCAATAATAACGTAGAATTGCCCTCTCAGTTGCCCAAGGAAGACTTCCTACTCAAAGATCTTGAGCCCCTCGGGTGGATTAAGACTCAGGCTCTGGAGATCAACCATCTGTCCCCAACGGATGTAACCACTCAGGCGAAGATTATGGCGGATCACCCGGAATGGAGTTCAGCGTCGATCTGCATCACAGCATCCTTCACACCAGGTTCCGTTTCACTGTCAGCTCATTCTCTTACCGTCCCTGGCTTTGACTGGGGTAGAAAGAACGTTGATACTTCTGCCAACCCTCCG GGCTTTAATCCCAACATGTCTGAGAGGGTGCAGCTGCTCCTATCTGACCGTATTCTAGGCATGACTTTGGTTCCCGAAGGTAGAGTCTGGAACTACGGCATCGGTTTGACGCAGCTATGGTCACAAAACTTCACTTATTCAATGGTACTTGATACGCCACTCCTTTTCTGGGCTGAAGAACACAGACCTGCTGCGTTCCTGACA TTTGCTAATCTTGAAGGGGACGATAGCGCTGATGTGGAAAACAGTTTTGCATAG